In Pseudomonas sp. MYb327, one DNA window encodes the following:
- the miaB gene encoding tRNA (N6-isopentenyl adenosine(37)-C2)-methylthiotransferase MiaB, protein MAKKLYIETHGCQMNEYDSSRMVDLLGEHQALEVTARAEDADVILLNTCSIRERAQDRVYSQLGRWRELKLANPDMVIAVGGCVASQEGAAIRDRAPYVDVVFGPQTLHRLPEMIDAARSSKLPQVDVSFPEIEKFDHLPEPRIDGPSAYVSVMEGCSKYCTFCVVPYTRGEEVSRPFDDVIAEIIHLAEHGVREVTLLGQNVNGYRGTTHDGRLADLAELIRVVAAVDGIDRIRYTTSHPLEFSDSLIQAHAEVPELVKHLHLPVQSGSDRILAAMKRNHTALEYKSKLRKLRAAVPGICISSDFIVGFPGETEKDFEQTMKLIQDVGFDFSYSFVYSQRPGTPAADLADETPEELKKERLNALQHRLNQQGFEISRQMVGSIQRILVTDYSKKDPGELQGRTENNRIVNFRCDNPTLIGQFADVHIDAAQPHSLRGSLIQ, encoded by the coding sequence ATGGCCAAGAAGCTTTACATCGAAACCCACGGTTGCCAGATGAACGAGTACGACAGCTCGCGCATGGTCGATCTGCTGGGCGAACACCAGGCCCTGGAAGTGACCGCCCGCGCTGAAGACGCCGACGTGATCCTGCTCAACACTTGCTCGATTCGCGAGCGCGCCCAGGACCGTGTCTACTCGCAACTCGGCCGCTGGCGCGAGCTGAAACTGGCTAACCCGGACATGGTTATCGCCGTCGGCGGCTGCGTGGCCAGCCAGGAAGGCGCCGCCATTCGTGATCGCGCCCCCTATGTTGACGTGGTGTTCGGCCCGCAAACGCTGCACCGTCTGCCGGAAATGATCGACGCCGCACGCAGCAGCAAATTGCCGCAAGTCGACGTCTCGTTCCCGGAAATCGAAAAATTCGACCACCTGCCAGAGCCGCGCATCGACGGCCCTAGCGCTTACGTTTCGGTGATGGAAGGTTGCAGCAAGTACTGCACGTTCTGCGTGGTGCCTTACACCCGCGGCGAAGAAGTCAGCCGACCGTTCGACGACGTGATCGCCGAGATCATCCACCTGGCTGAACACGGCGTGCGCGAAGTGACGTTGCTGGGGCAGAACGTCAACGGTTATCGTGGCACCACCCACGACGGTCGCCTGGCCGATCTGGCCGAGCTGATCCGGGTGGTCGCCGCCGTCGATGGCATCGACCGCATCCGCTACACCACTTCGCACCCGCTGGAATTTTCCGACAGCCTGATCCAGGCCCACGCCGAAGTGCCGGAGTTGGTCAAACACCTGCACTTGCCGGTGCAATCGGGGTCGGACCGCATCCTCGCGGCGATGAAGCGCAATCACACCGCACTGGAATACAAATCCAAACTGCGCAAGCTGCGGGCTGCCGTGCCGGGCATTTGCATCAGTTCGGACTTTATCGTCGGCTTCCCCGGCGAAACCGAGAAAGACTTCGAACAGACCATGAAGCTGATTCAGGACGTGGGTTTCGACTTCTCCTACTCGTTCGTCTACAGCCAGCGCCCGGGCACACCAGCCGCCGATCTGGCCGACGAAACGCCGGAAGAACTGAAAAAAGAGCGACTGAACGCCCTGCAACATCGCCTGAACCAGCAAGGTTTCGAGATCAGCCGACAAATGGTCGGTTCGATCCAGCGGATTCTGGTGACCGATTATTCGAAAAAAGACCCGGGCGAGTTGCAAGGCCGGACCGAGAATAACCGTATCGTCAATTTCCGCTGCGACAATCCGACCTTGATCGGCCAGTTCGCCGATGTGCACATCGATGCCGCACAACCGCACTCGCTGCGCGGCTCGCTGATTCAATAA
- a CDS encoding HlyC/CorC family transporter produces MSEDRSSNGQKSWLGKLTQAFAHEPKNRQELLELLRDAHQNKLLDSEALAIVEGAIQVADLQVRDIMVPRSQMVSIKATQTPREFLPAVVDSAHSRYPVIGESHDDVMGVLLAKDLLPLILKENGDSFNIKDLLRPATFVPESKRLNVLLREFRANHNHMAIVIDEYGGVAGLVTIEDVLEQIVGDIEDEHDVEEDSYIKPLPSGDFLIKALTPIENFNEFFDSEFSDDEFDTVGGLVMSAFGHLPKRNEITEIGAYRFRILNADSRRIHLLRLTPIAR; encoded by the coding sequence ATGAGCGAAGATCGATCGAGCAACGGGCAGAAGTCTTGGCTGGGTAAGCTCACCCAGGCTTTTGCCCACGAGCCGAAAAACCGCCAGGAGCTGCTGGAGCTGCTGCGCGACGCACACCAGAACAAACTGTTGGACAGCGAAGCGCTGGCCATCGTCGAAGGCGCCATCCAGGTCGCTGACCTGCAAGTTCGGGACATCATGGTCCCGCGCTCGCAGATGGTCAGCATCAAGGCGACCCAGACACCCCGCGAGTTCCTGCCTGCCGTGGTCGACTCGGCACACTCCCGCTACCCGGTGATCGGCGAAAGCCACGATGACGTGATGGGCGTGTTGCTGGCCAAGGATTTGCTGCCGTTGATCCTCAAGGAGAACGGCGACAGCTTCAACATCAAGGATCTGCTGCGCCCGGCCACTTTCGTGCCGGAGTCCAAGCGATTGAACGTGCTGCTGCGTGAGTTCCGCGCCAACCACAACCACATGGCCATCGTCATCGACGAATACGGCGGCGTGGCCGGCCTGGTGACCATTGAAGACGTGCTGGAGCAAATCGTCGGCGATATCGAAGACGAGCATGACGTCGAGGAAGACAGCTACATCAAGCCGCTGCCAAGCGGTGATTTCCTGATCAAGGCCCTGACGCCGATCGAGAACTTCAACGAGTTCTTCGACAGCGAGTTCTCCGACGATGAGTTCGACACCGTCGGCGGCCTGGTGATGAGCGCATTCGGGCACTTGCCAAAACGCAACGAAATCACTGAAATCGGCGCCTATCGCTTCCGCATCCTGAATGCCGACAGTCGTCGCATTCATTTGCTGCGACTGACACCTATCGCCCGGTAA
- the lnt gene encoding apolipoprotein N-acyltransferase — translation MRWTTRPGWPGNLLAVAAGAITTLALAPFDIWPLALLAVGLFYAGLRELSPRQALGRGWCFGFGLFGAGTSWIYYSIHHFGGASVLLAGFLMLIFTAAIAWFFALPAWLWARWLRRNEAPLADALAFAALWVGQEAFRGWFLTGFPWLYSGYSQLDGPLTGLAPVGGMWLISFTLALTAALIYNGMRLVRTGRKVFIAMGALLLVGPWVAGLALKHHAWTSPAGAPLSVAAIQGNVEQSMKWDPAQLNAQLALYRDMSFSSKRVDLLIWPETAIPILKESAEGYLGMMGKFASERDSAFITGVPIREVVRHEKRFFNGITVVGEGDGTYLKQKLVPFGEYVPLQDMLRGLIAFFDLPMSDFARGPADQPMLQAKGYQIAPFICYEVVYPEFAASLAAQSDLLLTISNDTWFGTSIGPLQHLQMAQMRALEAGRWMIRATNNGVTGLINPFGQITTQIPQFERGILYGEVVPMHNLTPYLQWRSWPLIIVCVLLFGWALIASRMAKTV, via the coding sequence ATGCGCTGGACAACCCGCCCCGGCTGGCCCGGTAACCTGCTGGCCGTGGCGGCCGGTGCAATCACCACCCTGGCCCTGGCGCCATTCGACATCTGGCCGCTGGCATTGCTGGCGGTCGGGCTTTTCTATGCCGGCTTGCGTGAACTGAGCCCTCGTCAGGCCTTGGGTCGTGGATGGTGTTTCGGTTTCGGCCTGTTTGGCGCCGGCACGAGCTGGATTTATTACAGCATTCACCACTTCGGCGGCGCTTCAGTGCTGCTGGCCGGGTTCCTGATGCTGATCTTCACGGCCGCGATCGCCTGGTTCTTTGCCCTGCCCGCCTGGCTTTGGGCACGCTGGCTGCGTCGTAACGAAGCGCCGCTGGCCGATGCCTTGGCTTTCGCGGCGCTGTGGGTCGGCCAAGAGGCATTCCGTGGCTGGTTCCTCACGGGTTTTCCGTGGCTCTACTCCGGTTACAGCCAACTCGACGGCCCACTGACCGGGCTCGCACCTGTCGGCGGGATGTGGCTGATTTCCTTCACCCTGGCCCTGACTGCCGCACTGATCTACAACGGCATGCGCCTGGTTCGCACAGGTCGCAAGGTTTTCATCGCGATGGGTGCCCTGCTACTGGTGGGTCCCTGGGTCGCCGGCCTGGCACTCAAGCACCACGCCTGGACCAGCCCTGCGGGCGCACCGCTGAGTGTCGCGGCGATTCAGGGCAACGTCGAACAAAGCATGAAATGGGATCCGGCGCAGCTCAATGCGCAACTGGCGCTGTACCGCGACATGAGTTTCAGCTCCAAGCGCGTCGACCTGTTGATCTGGCCGGAAACCGCAATCCCGATACTCAAGGAGTCCGCCGAGGGCTACCTGGGCATGATGGGCAAGTTCGCTTCCGAGCGGGATTCGGCATTCATCACCGGCGTACCGATCCGCGAAGTCGTGCGTCACGAAAAGCGCTTCTTCAATGGCATCACTGTGGTTGGCGAAGGCGATGGCACTTACCTCAAGCAAAAACTGGTGCCATTTGGCGAATACGTGCCGTTGCAGGATATGCTGCGCGGGCTGATCGCCTTCTTCGACTTGCCGATGTCGGACTTTGCCCGAGGCCCTGCCGATCAGCCTATGCTGCAAGCCAAGGGCTATCAGATTGCGCCGTTCATCTGCTACGAAGTGGTGTATCCGGAGTTTGCCGCGAGCCTCGCCGCCCAGAGCGATCTGCTGCTGACGATCAGCAACGACACCTGGTTCGGCACCTCCATCGGCCCGCTGCAACATTTGCAGATGGCTCAGATGCGAGCCCTGGAGGCAGGGCGCTGGATGATCCGCGCCACCAATAACGGCGTGACCGGCCTGATCAACCCGTTCGGGCAGATCACCACGCAGATTCCGCAGTTCGAACGCGGCATTCTTTATGGCGAAGTGGTGCCGATGCACAACCTGACGCCTTATCTGCAATGGCGTTCGTGGCCGCTGATCATTGTTTGCGTGCTGTTGTTTGGTTGGGCACTGATTGCGAGCCGGATGGCTAAAACGGTCTGA
- the leuS gene encoding leucine--tRNA ligase → MHEQYQPREIEAAAQKFWDEQKSFEVSEQPGKETYYCLSMFPYPSGKLHMGHVRNYTIGDVISRYQRMQGKNVLQPMGWDAFGMPAENAAMKNNVAPAKWTYENIAYMKSQLRSLGLAVDWSREVTTCKPDYYRWEQWLFTRLFEKGVIYKKSGTVNWDPVDQTVLANEQVIDGRGWRSGALIEKREIPMYYFKITAYADELLESLDELTGWPEQVKTMQRNWIGKSRGMEVQFPYDVDSIGETGALKVFTTRPDTLMGATYVAVAAEHHLASLAAQNNPELQAFIAECKGGSVAEADVATQEKKGLPTGLFVEHPLTGEKLPVWVANYVLMHYGDGAVMAVPAHDERDFEFALKYNLPVKSVVRTSSGDTNPAPWQDAYGEHGTLINSGEFDGLDFAGAFDAIEVALIKKNLGASRTQFRLRDWGISRQRYWGCPIPIIHCTSCGDVPVPEDQLPVVLPEDVVPDGAGSPLARMPEFYECSCPKCGQPAKRETDTMDTFVESSWYYARYASPHFEGGLVEKSAADHWLPVDQYIGGIEHAILHLLYARFFHKLMRDEGLVSSNEPFKNLLTQGMVIAETYYRREANGAYTWFNPADVELERDSKAKVISAKLIADGLPVEIGGTEKMAKSKNNGVDPQSMIDQFGADTCRLFMMFASPPDMSAEWSDSGVEGSHRFLKRVWRLAQAHVTQGLPGKLDVANLNDEQKAIRRSIHQAIKQASHDVGQNHKFNTAIAQVMTLMNVLEKAPQGTEQDRALVQEGLETVTLLLAPITPHISHELWNQLGHADPVIDAGWPVLDDSALVQDSLTLVIQVNGKLRGQIEMPAGATREQVEAAARANDNVLRFVDGLTIRKVIVVPGKLVNIVAS, encoded by the coding sequence ATGCACGAACAATATCAGCCCCGTGAGATCGAAGCCGCCGCCCAGAAATTCTGGGACGAGCAAAAGTCCTTTGAAGTCAGTGAACAGCCAGGCAAGGAGACTTACTACTGCCTGTCGATGTTCCCTTACCCCAGCGGCAAGCTACACATGGGGCACGTGCGCAACTACACCATCGGCGACGTGATCTCCCGCTATCAGCGCATGCAAGGCAAGAACGTCCTGCAACCCATGGGTTGGGACGCCTTCGGCATGCCGGCGGAAAACGCCGCGATGAAGAACAACGTAGCGCCCGCCAAGTGGACCTACGAAAACATCGCCTACATGAAATCCCAGCTGCGCAGCCTGGGCCTGGCAGTGGACTGGTCGCGTGAAGTGACCACCTGCAAGCCTGATTACTACCGCTGGGAACAATGGCTGTTCACTCGCCTGTTCGAAAAAGGCGTGATCTACAAAAAAAGCGGCACCGTGAACTGGGACCCGGTCGACCAGACCGTCCTGGCCAACGAACAGGTGATCGACGGTCGCGGATGGCGTTCCGGCGCGCTGATCGAAAAGCGCGAAATCCCGATGTACTACTTCAAGATCACCGCTTACGCGGATGAGCTGCTGGAGAGCCTCGACGAACTGACTGGCTGGCCTGAACAGGTCAAGACCATGCAGCGCAACTGGATCGGCAAATCCCGCGGCATGGAAGTGCAGTTCCCGTACGACGTCGATTCCATCGGCGAAACCGGTGCACTGAAAGTCTTTACTACCCGTCCGGACACCCTGATGGGCGCGACCTACGTCGCTGTGGCCGCCGAGCACCATCTGGCCAGCCTGGCCGCGCAGAACAATCCCGAGCTGCAAGCGTTCATCGCTGAATGCAAGGGCGGCAGCGTCGCCGAAGCCGACGTCGCCACTCAAGAGAAAAAAGGCCTGCCAACCGGCCTGTTCGTCGAACATCCACTGACCGGCGAAAAACTGCCAGTCTGGGTCGCCAACTATGTGCTGATGCATTACGGCGACGGTGCGGTGATGGCTGTTCCGGCCCACGACGAGCGCGATTTCGAATTCGCCCTCAAGTACAACCTGCCGGTCAAATCCGTGGTGCGCACCAGCTCCGGTGACACCAACCCGGCGCCATGGCAAGACGCCTACGGCGAGCACGGCACGCTGATCAACTCCGGTGAGTTCGACGGTCTCGATTTCGCAGGCGCCTTCGATGCCATCGAAGTCGCCCTGATCAAGAAAAACCTCGGTGCCTCGCGCACCCAGTTCCGCCTGCGCGACTGGGGCATCAGCCGCCAGCGCTACTGGGGCTGCCCGATCCCGATCATCCACTGCACCAGCTGCGGTGACGTACCGGTGCCGGAAGACCAACTGCCTGTGGTACTGCCGGAAGACGTCGTTCCCGATGGCGCCGGCTCGCCGCTGGCACGCATGCCCGAGTTCTACGAGTGCAGCTGCCCGAAATGCGGCCAGCCTGCCAAGCGTGAAACCGACACCATGGACACCTTCGTCGAGTCCTCGTGGTACTACGCCCGCTACGCCTCGCCGCACTTTGAAGGTGGCCTGGTAGAAAAATCGGCGGCCGACCACTGGTTGCCGGTGGACCAGTACATCGGCGGTATCGAACACGCGATTCTTCACCTGCTCTACGCGCGCTTCTTCCACAAGCTGATGCGCGATGAAGGCCTGGTGAGCTCCAACGAGCCATTCAAGAACCTGCTGACCCAAGGCATGGTGATCGCCGAGACTTACTACCGTCGTGAAGCCAACGGTGCCTACACCTGGTTCAACCCGGCGGACGTAGAACTCGAACGCGACAGCAAGGCCAAGGTCATCAGCGCCAAGCTAATCGCGGACGGCCTGCCGGTGGAAATCGGTGGCACCGAGAAGATGGCCAAGTCGAAGAACAACGGTGTTGACCCACAATCGATGATTGATCAGTTCGGCGCCGATACCTGCCGCCTGTTCATGATGTTCGCCTCGCCACCTGACATGAGCGCGGAGTGGTCCGACTCCGGCGTAGAGGGTTCGCATCGTTTCCTCAAGCGCGTCTGGCGTCTGGCTCAAGCGCACGTCACTCAGGGCCTGCCGGGCAAACTGGACGTCGCCAACCTGAACGACGAGCAGAAAGCCATTCGCCGTTCGATCCACCAGGCCATCAAACAGGCCAGCCACGACGTCGGCCAGAACCACAAATTCAATACCGCCATCGCCCAAGTGATGACGCTGATGAACGTGCTGGAAAAAGCACCGCAAGGCACCGAACAGGATCGCGCACTGGTTCAGGAAGGCCTGGAAACCGTGACGCTGCTCCTGGCCCCGATCACGCCGCACATCAGCCACGAGCTGTGGAATCAACTGGGTCACGCCGATCCGGTGATCGACGCTGGCTGGCCGGTGCTGGACGACAGCGCGCTGGTGCAGGACAGCCTGACGCTGGTCATCCAGGTCAACGGCAAGCTGCGCGGCCAGATCGAAATGCCTGCCGGCGCGACGCGTGAACAAGTCGAAGCCGCTGCCCGCGCCAACGACAACGTGCTGCGTTTCGTCGATGGCCTGACTATTCGAAAAGTGATCGTGGTGCCCGGGAAACTGGTCAACATCGTCGCCAGCTAA
- the ybeY gene encoding rRNA maturation RNase YbeY: MLELDLQIATEAPAPSEAEFRQWCELALRQRTADSEMTIRLVDEAEGRELNNTWRQKDYATNVLSFPADVPDEFLDIPLLGDLVICVAVVEREAAEQGKELKAHWAHLVIHGCLHLLGYDHIDDDEAEEMEALERTLLAELGYPDPYADDEIEVPLTEITKDSE, encoded by the coding sequence ATGCTTGAGCTTGATCTGCAAATCGCGACCGAAGCGCCCGCCCCCAGCGAAGCCGAGTTCCGCCAATGGTGCGAACTGGCTCTGCGCCAGCGTACCGCCGACTCCGAGATGACCATTCGCCTGGTCGACGAAGCCGAAGGCCGCGAGCTGAATAACACCTGGCGGCAAAAGGATTACGCCACTAACGTCTTGTCATTCCCCGCCGATGTGCCGGACGAGTTTCTCGACATCCCTCTGCTGGGCGATCTGGTGATCTGCGTGGCGGTGGTCGAGCGTGAAGCCGCCGAACAGGGCAAGGAACTCAAGGCCCATTGGGCGCATCTGGTGATTCACGGCTGCTTGCATCTGCTGGGTTACGACCATATTGATGATGACGAAGCCGAAGAGATGGAAGCACTGGAACGAACGTTGCTTGCAGAACTGGGCTATCCCGATCCGTACGCGGATGACGAAATTGAAGTCCCCCTTACCGAAATAACAAAGGATTCAGAGTAA
- a CDS encoding YdcF family protein yields MPFRYFVKQLLLPPGILLLLLALAWWLRRSRPRLAGLCFALGLGGFWLMSLPVVVQWSAKLLEREPPLALNEWATLGQRADAIVILGSGRERGDPAWGADQPTGIGLERERYAARLAKASGLPILTSGGLHYGTPPSEAKLMADSLRDDFGVNVRWQEARSRTTWENAQFSAEVLLPEGIKRVVVVTQARHMPRSVWSFRKAGFEVVPAPMGFLGVDNARPLGGWLPEFKAIWQSGQLLNEAVGQVGYSLFYR; encoded by the coding sequence ATGCCTTTTCGTTATTTCGTGAAACAACTTCTCTTGCCCCCCGGCATTCTGTTGCTTTTGTTGGCGCTTGCCTGGTGGTTGCGTCGCTCGCGTCCGAGGCTCGCCGGTTTGTGCTTTGCTCTGGGGCTGGGCGGTTTCTGGCTGATGAGCCTGCCTGTCGTGGTGCAGTGGAGTGCCAAACTGCTGGAGCGAGAGCCACCGCTCGCGTTGAACGAATGGGCAACGCTGGGGCAGCGCGCTGATGCCATCGTGATTCTGGGCTCGGGACGCGAGAGAGGCGATCCGGCATGGGGCGCCGATCAACCGACCGGGATAGGCCTGGAACGGGAGCGCTATGCGGCGCGCCTGGCCAAGGCTTCGGGCCTGCCGATTCTGACCAGTGGCGGCCTGCATTACGGTACGCCGCCGAGCGAAGCAAAATTGATGGCCGATTCACTGCGCGATGATTTCGGCGTGAACGTGCGTTGGCAGGAAGCACGCAGCCGCACGACCTGGGAAAATGCGCAGTTCAGCGCCGAAGTGTTGTTGCCTGAAGGAATCAAGCGTGTGGTGGTGGTTACGCAAGCCCGGCATATGCCGCGGTCGGTCTGGAGTTTCCGCAAGGCCGGATTTGAAGTAGTGCCTGCGCCGATGGGCTTTCTAGGCGTGGATAACGCCCGGCCGCTGGGTGGCTGGTTGCCAGAGTTCAAGGCGATCTGGCAGAGCGGGCAGTTGTTGAATGAGGCGGTGGGGCAGGTCGGGTATTCGTTGTTTTATCGATAG
- a CDS encoding PhoH family protein — protein sequence MNAPIEPHRFILEPFEARRFANLCGQFDEHLRLIEQRLTIEIRNRGNQFELIGEPKHTTSAENLLRRLYRETKGTELSPDMVHLFLQESAVEALENHSPAEPSVALRTKKGMIRPRGLNQLRYVKEILGNDINFGIGPAGTGKTYLAVACAVDALEREQIRRILLVRPAVEAGEKLGFLPGDLSQKIDPYLRPLYDALYEMLGFEYVAKLIERQVIEVAPLAYMRGRTLNNSFIILDESQNTTVEQMKMFLTRIGFGSTAVITGDITQVDLPRGTKSGLHHVIEVLKDVPGISFTHFQPKDVVRHPLVQRIVEAYERFETKAADDAAAKDSRRDA from the coding sequence TTGAACGCACCCATCGAACCACATCGTTTCATCCTCGAGCCTTTTGAGGCTCGCCGCTTCGCCAATCTGTGCGGGCAATTCGACGAGCATTTGCGCTTGATCGAACAACGCCTGACCATCGAGATCCGCAACCGCGGAAACCAGTTCGAGCTGATTGGCGAGCCCAAACACACCACCTCCGCGGAAAACCTTCTGCGCCGCCTGTACCGGGAAACCAAGGGTACCGAGCTGTCGCCGGACATGGTTCACCTGTTCCTGCAGGAATCCGCCGTCGAGGCACTCGAAAACCACTCGCCCGCCGAACCGTCCGTCGCCCTGCGCACCAAGAAAGGCATGATTCGCCCTCGCGGCTTGAATCAGCTGCGCTACGTGAAGGAAATCCTCGGTAACGACATCAACTTCGGCATTGGCCCGGCCGGTACCGGCAAGACCTATCTGGCCGTTGCCTGCGCGGTGGATGCGCTGGAACGCGAGCAAATCCGTCGCATCCTGCTGGTTCGTCCGGCGGTCGAGGCCGGCGAAAAACTAGGTTTCCTGCCCGGCGACCTGAGCCAGAAGATCGACCCGTACCTGCGCCCGCTCTACGACGCGCTCTACGAAATGCTCGGCTTCGAATACGTGGCCAAGCTTATCGAACGCCAAGTGATCGAAGTTGCTCCACTGGCTTATATGCGCGGCCGGACGCTGAACAACAGCTTCATCATTCTCGACGAAAGCCAGAACACCACCGTCGAGCAAATGAAAATGTTCCTGACCCGGATCGGCTTCGGCTCGACTGCGGTTATCACCGGTGACATCACCCAGGTCGACCTGCCTCGCGGCACCAAGTCCGGGCTGCACCACGTGATCGAAGTCTTGAAAGATGTGCCGGGTATCAGCTTCACGCACTTCCAGCCCAAGGACGTTGTGCGCCATCCATTGGTGCAGCGGATTGTCGAGGCCTACGAGCGCTTCGAAACCAAAGCGGCCGATGATGCTGCCGCCAAGGACAGCCGCCGCGATGCTTGA